From one Sphingomonas xanthus genomic stretch:
- the rodA gene encoding rod shape-determining protein RodA has translation MISSAIIPQPLARLPWRLILLVAIICTIGIVTLFSAAGGSWSPWAIKQAITILAFFALAVAISYIPENFIKQVTFPTYVFILLLLIAVEMVGFVGKGAQRWIDLGFIRLQPSEFMKPAVCLMLARFYDLLPIADVRRWRGLWPAALLVLLPWGMILVQPDLGTATMVLVGGLTVMFVAGLPMWYFLAGAGALAAALPVVYAMMHEYQRKRVLIFLEPEADPLGAGYHISQSKIAIGSGGVWGKGYLNGSQSHLQYLPEGHTDFVFAAFVEEWGLIGGVLLILAFAMVVRWGMRVSQKSKTRFAQLSAAGLSMTIFFYVTVNLMMVMGLAPVVGIPLPLVSFGGSAVMTVMICLGLLMGFERRSRTRSTLS, from the coding sequence ATGATCAGTTCGGCAATCATTCCCCAGCCGCTGGCCCGCCTGCCCTGGCGTCTGATCCTGCTGGTGGCGATCATCTGCACGATCGGCATCGTTACCCTTTTTTCTGCTGCCGGTGGGTCCTGGTCGCCCTGGGCGATCAAGCAGGCGATCACCATCCTTGCCTTCTTCGCGCTGGCAGTCGCGATCAGCTACATCCCCGAAAATTTCATCAAGCAGGTCACCTTCCCGACCTATGTCTTTATTCTGCTGCTGCTCATCGCGGTGGAAATGGTCGGCTTCGTCGGCAAGGGGGCACAGCGGTGGATCGACCTGGGATTTATCCGGCTGCAACCATCGGAATTCATGAAGCCCGCCGTCTGCCTGATGCTTGCCCGGTTCTACGACCTTCTGCCCATCGCCGATGTCCGCCGCTGGCGCGGACTTTGGCCGGCTGCCCTGCTGGTCCTCCTGCCTTGGGGCATGATCCTCGTCCAGCCGGACCTTGGCACCGCGACGATGGTGCTGGTCGGCGGGTTGACCGTGATGTTCGTAGCCGGCCTTCCGATGTGGTATTTCCTAGCGGGTGCGGGGGCTCTCGCCGCGGCGCTGCCCGTCGTCTACGCGATGATGCACGAATATCAGCGCAAGCGCGTGCTGATCTTCCTTGAACCGGAAGCCGATCCGCTTGGCGCCGGCTATCATATCAGTCAGTCGAAGATCGCCATCGGATCGGGCGGCGTCTGGGGCAAGGGCTATCTCAACGGAAGCCAAAGCCACCTCCAATATCTGCCCGAGGGCCATACCGACTTCGTCTTCGCCGCATTTGTTGAGGAATGGGGCCTGATCGGCGGCGTGCTGCTGATCCTGGCCTTCGCCATGGTCGTCCGCTGGGGCATGCGGGTCAGCCAGAAAAGCAAGACGCGGTTTGCGCAACTGTCCGCAGCCGGCCTGTCGATGACCATATTCTTCTATGTCACGGTCAACCTGATGATGGTCATGGGCTTGGCGCCGGTCGTCGGGATACCGCTGCCCTTGGTCAGCTTCGGCGGATCGGCGGTCATGACCGTGATGATTTGCCTGGGGCTGCTGATGGGCTTTGAACGGCGCTCGCGCACCCGCTCGACCTTGAGCTGA
- the mreC gene encoding rod shape-determining protein MreC, whose translation MAASAGPRPGWSRRAQYSLFFSFLAVVAGMIVGLVLLILSLVAPQSYAAVRGAALDVTAPIGGALNEVTTTVTGLVGGAGDYWNAANQNARLKRDRAALMRRMVEARAILEENQQLKAALQLRERSQDAIAAGRIVGSSLDSPRRFAIISVGTNEGIEIGMPVRAAEGLIGRIIDAGAVASRVLLVSDRANVVPARILKGGQPVIATGRGDGTVDVRPLEVGKNPFRPGDIIVTSGAGGLYPPLIPIAKVIRLDDDGAIAIPIADPARVSFAIVQRPYEPMAQAASAAGSEDL comes from the coding sequence ATGGCGGCCTCGGCGGGACCGCGCCCGGGCTGGTCGAGGCGCGCTCAATATAGTCTGTTCTTCAGTTTCCTGGCGGTCGTCGCCGGGATGATTGTCGGGCTGGTCCTGCTGATCCTTTCGCTTGTGGCCCCCCAAAGCTATGCCGCCGTGCGCGGAGCGGCGCTCGACGTGACGGCGCCCATCGGCGGCGCGCTGAATGAAGTTACGACGACCGTTACGGGTCTGGTCGGCGGAGCCGGGGACTATTGGAACGCCGCCAACCAGAATGCCCGGCTGAAGCGCGACCGCGCGGCCCTGATGCGGCGGATGGTCGAAGCCCGCGCTATCCTTGAGGAGAACCAGCAGCTCAAGGCCGCGCTGCAGCTTCGCGAACGCAGTCAGGACGCCATCGCGGCGGGCCGGATCGTCGGCTCCTCGCTCGACAGCCCGCGGCGGTTCGCGATCATTTCGGTGGGGACCAACGAGGGCATCGAGATTGGTATGCCGGTACGCGCCGCCGAAGGGCTGATCGGCCGGATCATCGACGCCGGCGCCGTAGCCAGCCGGGTCCTACTGGTCAGCGACCGGGCCAACGTCGTTCCGGCGCGGATTCTCAAGGGCGGGCAGCCGGTCATCGCGACCGGTCGCGGTGACGGGACCGTTGATGTTCGACCACTCGAGGTAGGCAAGAACCCTTTCAGGCCGGGCGACATCATCGTCACGTCCGGCGCGGGCGGCCTCTACCCGCCGCTGATCCCGATTGCCAAGGTCATTCGTCTGGATGACGATGGAGCGATTGCGATCCCGATCGCCGACCCCGCCAGAGTCAGCTTTGCGATTGTGCAGCGGCCCTATGAGCCGATGGCCCAGGCAGCGAGCGCGGCCGGCAGCGAGGATCTCTGA
- a CDS encoding rod shape-determining protein, with the protein MFWTRWFKWMSHDMAIDLGTANTLVYVRGRGIVLNEPSVVAIETINGTKKVKAVGEDAKLMMGKTPDQIEAIRPLRDGVIADIDVAEQMIKHFIHKVHGGKMRAWRFPEIVICVPSGSTSVERRAIRDAASNAGASAVYLIEEPMAAAIGADMPVTQPIGSMVVDIGGGTTEVAVLSLRGLAYTTSVRVGGDKMDEAISSYVRRNHNLLIGEATAERIKKEVGIAKPPVDGIGTTVHIKGRDLVNGVPKEISINQGQIAEALSEPVGTIVEGVRIALENTAPELAADICDQGIVLTGGGALLQGLDEVLRDETGLPVTVAEDPLTCVALGTGRALEEEQFRGVLQTA; encoded by the coding sequence ATGTTCTGGACGCGCTGGTTCAAATGGATGTCGCACGACATGGCGATCGACCTCGGAACGGCCAATACGCTGGTTTATGTGCGTGGTCGCGGGATCGTGCTCAACGAGCCGTCCGTGGTGGCAATCGAAACGATCAACGGCACCAAGAAGGTCAAGGCAGTCGGCGAAGACGCCAAGCTGATGATGGGCAAGACCCCCGACCAGATCGAGGCCATCCGGCCTTTGCGTGACGGCGTCATCGCCGACATCGACGTCGCCGAGCAGATGATCAAGCATTTCATCCATAAGGTGCATGGCGGCAAGATGCGCGCCTGGCGCTTCCCCGAGATCGTGATTTGCGTTCCGTCGGGATCGACCAGCGTCGAGCGCCGCGCGATCCGCGACGCCGCGAGCAACGCCGGCGCCTCGGCCGTCTATCTGATCGAAGAGCCGATGGCTGCCGCGATTGGCGCCGACATGCCGGTAACGCAGCCGATCGGGTCGATGGTCGTCGATATTGGCGGTGGGACGACCGAAGTCGCGGTGCTCTCGCTTCGCGGCCTCGCCTATACCACTTCAGTCCGTGTCGGCGGCGACAAGATGGACGAAGCCATTTCCTCCTATGTCCGGCGCAACCACAATCTGCTGATCGGCGAAGCTACGGCGGAGCGGATCAAGAAGGAAGTCGGGATCGCCAAGCCGCCGGTCGACGGCATCGGGACCACGGTACACATCAAGGGCCGCGACCTGGTCAACGGCGTGCCCAAGGAAATCTCGATCAACCAGGGCCAGATCGCCGAAGCCCTGTCGGAACCGGTCGGCACGATCGTCGAAGGCGTTCGCATTGCGCTGGAAAACACTGCGCCAGAACTGGCCGCCGACATCTGCGACCAAGGCATCGTCCTCACGGGCGGCGGCGCGCTACTTCAGGGTCTCGACGAGGTATTACGCGACGAGACCGGGCTGCCCGTGACCGTAGCCGAGGATCCGTTGACCTGCGTCGCCCTCGGGACCGGCCGGGCGCTCGAGGAAGAGCAGTTCCGCGGCGTCCTCCAGACGGCCTAA
- a CDS encoding rod shape-determining protein MreD: MVRSALGSKSARLNRGPRPGAEYWPAATVMVGALLSLLPIVSATGWWPDFGLQLLVAWRLLRADAWPAWWAAPMGLANDLILGNPIGLSMVFWPAIMIAMDILDRRTMWRDYWVEWAIAALFLAMVELAQWQAAAMLGAPVPLKSTAAPAIIVAVLVFPVTALIVTKIDRWRLGR, translated from the coding sequence ATGGTCCGGTCGGCGCTGGGGTCGAAGAGCGCGCGCCTTAATCGCGGGCCCCGCCCTGGCGCCGAATATTGGCCTGCCGCCACCGTGATGGTCGGCGCGCTGCTCTCCTTGCTTCCCATCGTGTCGGCAACGGGCTGGTGGCCCGATTTCGGGCTGCAGCTACTGGTTGCCTGGCGCCTTCTGCGAGCGGATGCGTGGCCGGCATGGTGGGCCGCGCCGATGGGGCTCGCCAACGATCTCATTCTCGGTAATCCGATCGGCTTGTCGATGGTATTCTGGCCTGCGATCATGATCGCCATGGACATCCTCGACCGCCGCACCATGTGGCGCGATTATTGGGTCGAATGGGCGATCGCGGCACTATTTTTGGCGATGGTCGAGCTGGCGCAGTGGCAGGCCGCAGCAATGCTGGGCGCCCCCGTCCCCCTTAAGTCCACCGCCGCTCCGGCGATCATCGTCGCGGTGCTGGTCTTTCCGGTCACTGCCCTGATCGTCACAAAGATTGACCGCTGGAGGCTGGGGCGATGA
- the mrdA gene encoding penicillin-binding protein 2, which yields MRKPRFTAAHQSITFSRRMMLVGGMQATFGGILLARLGYLSVAQNEHYQLLSEDNRVQLIIVPPRRGWIIDRNNKPIAINRSDFRIDIIPEQLERPTETLRTLTRALDLTPDDVDRIIKELKAARGYQPVQVAENVPYENYAAVTVRLPELPGVQPMRGFSRYYPSGPAVGHLVGYVGAASAKEYEEEKNPLLVTPGFKIGKEGLEKTLEPKLRGQPGGQRVELTARGKLVRELEPKPDRSGETVQLAIDAGLQEYAARRLGEESGSCTIIDCLTGDLLCMASMPAYDPNSFSDGIGQTEWRMLAEDQRRPLLNKTLQALYPPGSTIKPMGALAILAAGIDPDETIHCPGGYRLGNRFFRCLGRHGSVNMRRAIAKSCNTYFYAMGHRIGYDAIAPMAKRLGLGARFDLPVVSQSYGTVPNSEWKARKFKANPRLIERPDWTASDTLNASIGQGYLILNPLQLAVMSARIASGRNLHPQLIGRHEKPAPSLGIPQEHLDAVRGGMWEVVNGDGTAGASRLQLPGIEMCGKTGTAQVRKITGSQRGQSGDWKYRDHGLFVFFAPYDNPRYAGSVVIEHGLGGSRAAAPVAKDVLTYLFDREQALKSLAALEEQWGGTLMERTARREAQFKAMSKSAAGLGA from the coding sequence ATGAGAAAACCGCGTTTCACGGCGGCGCACCAGTCGATCACCTTTTCGCGCCGGATGATGCTTGTCGGCGGGATGCAGGCCACATTCGGCGGCATATTGCTTGCCCGCCTGGGCTATCTGTCGGTTGCGCAGAATGAACATTACCAGCTGCTGAGCGAAGATAATCGTGTCCAGCTGATCATCGTGCCTCCCCGGCGGGGATGGATTATCGATCGCAACAACAAGCCGATCGCCATCAATCGATCCGACTTCCGGATCGATATCATTCCCGAACAGCTGGAACGGCCGACGGAAACGTTGCGAACGTTAACCCGCGCGCTGGACCTGACTCCGGACGACGTCGACCGGATCATCAAGGAACTGAAGGCCGCACGGGGATACCAGCCTGTTCAGGTCGCGGAAAATGTCCCCTACGAAAATTATGCGGCCGTCACGGTGAGATTGCCCGAACTGCCCGGTGTCCAGCCGATGCGGGGCTTTTCCCGCTATTATCCCTCGGGGCCAGCGGTTGGTCACCTGGTCGGTTACGTTGGCGCAGCCTCGGCCAAGGAATATGAGGAAGAGAAGAACCCGCTGCTGGTGACGCCCGGCTTCAAAATCGGCAAGGAGGGCCTGGAAAAGACCCTTGAGCCAAAACTGCGCGGCCAGCCCGGCGGGCAGCGCGTCGAATTGACCGCTCGCGGAAAGCTGGTCCGCGAGCTCGAACCGAAGCCCGACCGGTCGGGCGAGACGGTCCAGCTGGCGATCGATGCCGGGCTGCAGGAATATGCCGCCCGTCGCCTTGGCGAAGAATCGGGCAGCTGCACGATCATCGATTGCCTTACCGGCGACCTGTTGTGCATGGCTTCGATGCCCGCCTACGACCCCAACAGTTTTTCCGACGGCATTGGCCAGACCGAGTGGCGCATGCTGGCCGAGGACCAACGGCGGCCGCTGCTCAACAAGACCCTGCAGGCGCTTTACCCCCCGGGTTCGACGATCAAGCCGATGGGCGCCTTGGCCATTCTGGCCGCGGGGATCGATCCCGACGAGACCATCCACTGTCCCGGCGGATACCGGCTCGGAAACCGTTTCTTCCGCTGCCTCGGCCGGCATGGCTCGGTCAACATGCGGCGGGCGATCGCCAAGAGCTGCAACACCTATTTCTACGCGATGGGCCATCGCATTGGCTATGATGCCATCGCGCCGATGGCCAAGCGCCTCGGGCTCGGTGCCAGGTTCGACCTCCCGGTCGTCAGCCAAAGCTATGGGACCGTCCCCAACAGCGAATGGAAAGCGCGCAAGTTCAAGGCTAACCCGCGCCTGATCGAACGGCCCGACTGGACCGCGTCGGACACGCTCAATGCCTCGATCGGCCAAGGATATCTGATTCTTAATCCGCTGCAGCTGGCGGTGATGTCGGCGCGCATCGCATCAGGCCGAAACCTCCACCCGCAGCTGATCGGTCGGCACGAAAAGCCCGCCCCCTCCCTCGGGATTCCCCAGGAACATCTCGACGCGGTGCGCGGCGGCATGTGGGAGGTCGTCAACGGGGACGGCACGGCGGGCGCAAGCCGGCTCCAGCTGCCTGGGATCGAGATGTGCGGAAAAACCGGTACCGCTCAGGTGCGCAAGATTACCGGCAGCCAGCGCGGCCAGTCGGGCGACTGGAAATATCGCGACCACGGCCTGTTCGTCTTCTTCGCGCCCTACGACAATCCGCGTTATGCCGGCTCGGTTGTCATCGAACATGGGCTCGGCGGCTCGCGCGCCGCGGCGCCGGTCGCCAAGGATGTGCTCACCTATCTGTTCGATCGGGAACAGGCGCTGAAATCGCTTGCCGCGCTCGAGGAACAATGGGGTGGCACGCTTATGGAGCGGACGGCGCGCCGGGAGGCACAGTTTAAGGCCATGTCGAAATCGGCAGCAGGGCTTGGCGCATGA
- the mutL gene encoding DNA mismatch repair endonuclease MutL: MSIRRLPSELINRIAAGEVVERPASALKELIENGLDAGAGAVSIRLSAGGLDRIEVADDGSGMTPADMRLALERHATSKLPDDAIEAVTSFGFRGEALPSIASVSRLTLESRVRGAEGWRTKIDHGVAEEEGPAALPPGTRVRVEALFDKVPARRKFLRSARAEYAACLDVVKRLAMARPDVAFALEHDGRTILSLHPAEPPKRVAELLSHELDRHGLGIDCVRNGIRLTGVVSLPTFNRGMADQQYLFVNSRPVKDRLLVGSLRAAYRDLLARDRHPVAALFVEVPTDEVDINVHPAKTEVRFRDPAAVRGLIVGGLRTALDEAGHRSVARDQFAQPAAWQVEPVEPAEPRLWSGPASDSAGARAVVADLSMDFLPQGRASIADPVAPSEPAYPLGIARGQVAATYIVAEAADGLVIVDQHAAHERLVLERMRAATRGHEVARQALLVPDVVEMEETDCDRIEDAAADLLRLGLEIDRFGPTSILVRAVPAALGKTDVSGLLNDLAAELSELGTALSLGEKLDHVAATIACHGSVRAGRVLSVAEMNALLREIEVTPHSGQCNHGRPTWVKLGHGEIEKLFGRR; this comes from the coding sequence ATGTCAATAAGAAGGCTGCCTTCCGAACTCATCAATCGCATCGCCGCCGGCGAGGTGGTCGAACGTCCTGCCAGTGCGCTCAAGGAGTTAATTGAAAACGGTCTCGACGCCGGCGCCGGTGCGGTGTCGATCCGCCTATCGGCAGGAGGGCTGGACCGGATCGAGGTGGCCGACGACGGTTCGGGAATGACGCCCGCCGACATGCGCCTCGCGCTCGAGCGGCACGCGACCTCCAAGCTGCCTGACGACGCGATTGAGGCAGTGACCAGCTTCGGCTTTCGCGGCGAGGCGCTGCCGTCCATCGCCAGCGTGTCGCGACTGACGCTGGAAAGTCGGGTTCGGGGCGCCGAGGGATGGCGGACGAAGATCGATCACGGGGTGGCCGAGGAGGAGGGGCCTGCCGCGCTACCGCCCGGGACCCGGGTGCGGGTCGAAGCGCTCTTCGACAAAGTACCCGCCCGGCGCAAGTTCCTCCGCAGCGCAAGGGCGGAATATGCTGCCTGCCTCGACGTGGTGAAGCGACTCGCCATGGCCCGTCCGGACGTCGCCTTCGCACTGGAGCATGACGGGCGGACCATCTTGTCGCTTCACCCCGCCGAGCCGCCGAAGCGGGTCGCGGAATTATTGAGTCACGAACTCGACCGGCATGGCCTTGGCATCGACTGTGTACGCAATGGCATCCGCCTGACTGGCGTCGTGAGCCTGCCGACCTTCAATCGCGGAATGGCTGACCAGCAATATCTATTCGTCAATTCGAGGCCGGTGAAGGACCGGCTATTGGTCGGGTCGCTTCGTGCCGCTTACCGCGACCTGCTTGCCCGCGACCGCCACCCGGTGGCGGCGCTGTTCGTCGAGGTACCGACGGATGAAGTCGACATCAACGTCCATCCCGCCAAGACCGAGGTCCGGTTTCGCGATCCGGCGGCAGTACGCGGGCTTATCGTCGGCGGCCTGCGCACCGCGCTCGATGAAGCCGGACACCGCAGCGTCGCGCGCGACCAATTTGCCCAACCCGCCGCGTGGCAGGTCGAGCCGGTCGAGCCTGCGGAACCGCGGCTGTGGTCCGGGCCGGCTTCCGATTCCGCTGGTGCGCGCGCGGTCGTCGCCGACCTGTCGATGGATTTCCTCCCGCAAGGTCGTGCCAGCATCGCGGACCCCGTCGCGCCATCGGAGCCGGCCTATCCGCTGGGGATTGCCCGCGGCCAGGTAGCGGCCACCTATATCGTCGCGGAGGCCGCCGACGGCCTCGTCATCGTCGACCAGCATGCCGCCCATGAACGGCTGGTACTCGAACGGATGCGCGCCGCGACCCGGGGCCACGAAGTCGCCCGCCAGGCACTGCTTGTTCCCGACGTGGTCGAGATGGAAGAAACCGACTGCGATCGAATCGAGGACGCAGCTGCGGACCTGCTTCGCCTGGGCCTGGAGATCGACCGGTTCGGACCAACGTCGATCCTGGTTCGCGCGGTCCCTGCGGCCCTTGGAAAGACCGATGTCAGCGGATTACTCAATGACCTGGCGGCTGAACTGTCTGAACTGGGGACCGCGCTCTCGCTCGGCGAAAAGCTCGACCACGTCGCGGCTACCATTGCCTGCCATGGGTCGGTGCGGGCAGGGCGCGTTCTTTCGGTCGCCGAAATGAATGCGCTGCTCCGCGAAATCGAGGTCACCCCCCATAGCGGGCAGTGCAATCACGGCCGTCCGACCTGGGTGAAGCTGGGGCATGGCGAGATCGAGAAGCTGTTTGGCCGGCGCTAA
- a CDS encoding helix-turn-helix domain-containing protein, which produces MAKRDAHDDRYVRAIEALRIARHNARITQVELATALGKRQQFVSKYESGERRLDIIEFLDVAKALELDIESTLRDMIEPRRV; this is translated from the coding sequence ATGGCTAAGCGAGACGCTCATGACGATCGCTATGTGCGGGCAATCGAAGCACTTCGGATCGCTAGGCATAACGCGCGCATCACACAGGTTGAACTTGCAACCGCGCTCGGCAAGCGCCAGCAGTTCGTGTCGAAGTACGAGTCTGGTGAACGCCGGCTCGACATAATCGAGTTCTTGGATGTGGCGAAGGCCCTCGAATTGGATATCGAGTCAACGCTTCGGGACATGATCGAACCTAGGCGCGTCTAA